In a genomic window of Scyliorhinus torazame isolate Kashiwa2021f chromosome 5, sScyTor2.1, whole genome shotgun sequence:
- the LOC140421567 gene encoding uncharacterized protein, with protein MEGKSIVHSGGKPYTCCVCGRGFTRSSGLTKHKCSQTEEELWKCGDCGKGFTSPSKLETHRHSHTGERPFICSKCGKGFIQSPALLRHQRIHTGERPFTCSKCGKGFAESCTLLRHRRVHTGERPFQCPDCGKCYTISGDLIRHQRVHTDERPFRCSHCGTGFRRAYYLTEHQRIHTGERPFVCSKCGKGFTRSSDLQRHHRIHTGERPFVCAKCGKGFTELSALCKHQRIHTGERPFICAKCGKGFAQSSALSIHQRIHTGERPFICSECGKGFSDSSNLLRHQQGHK; from the coding sequence atggaaggaaaaagcatcgttcacagtgggggaAAACCGTAcacatgttgtgtgtgtggacgaggattcactcgatcatcaggcctcacaaaacACAAATGCAGTCAAACTGAGGAGGaactgtggaaatgtggggactgtgggaaaggattcacttccccatccaagctggaaactcaccgacacagtcacactggagagagacctttcatctgctccaagtgtgggaagggatttattcagtcacccgccctgctgagacaccagcgaattcacactggggagaggccgttcacttgctccaagtgtgggaaggggttcgctGAATCATGTACCCTGCTgagacaccggcgagttcacactggggagagaccgtttcaatgtccagactgcgggaagtgctatacaaTTTCAGGGGATCTGattcgccatcaacgtgttcacactgacgagagaccgttcaggtgctctcactgtgggactgggttcagacgagcaTATTACCTCActgaacatcagcgaattcacactggggagagaccatttgtctgctccaagtgtgggaagggattcactcgatcatctgaTCTGCAGAGGCACcatcgaattcacactggggagaggccattcgtctgcgccaagtgtgggaagggatttactgagtTATCCGCACTGTgtaagcaccagcgaattcacactggggagagaccgttcatctgcgccAAGTGCGGGAAAGGATTCGCTCAATCATCTGCTCTGTccatacatcagcgaattcacactggggaaaggccattcatctgctcagagtgtgggaaaggattcagtgattcatccaacctgctgagacaccaacaaggccaCAAGTGA